The DNA sequence AATTATTTCGCTGGACGTAAACCGGAACAGGCTTGATTTTGTGAAAGACAAATACCCGGAAACGGAAACATTGTTATTAACGGATAAGATAGTTGATGATCTCCAAACATTGTTGAACAGCGACTTGCCAACCGTCATTTTTGATGCGACGGGTAATAAAACGTCTATGCAGAATTCGTTTAATTATGTGGCGCCGGGCGGAACCATTGTTTTTGTGGGTTTATTTGTCGGGGATGTGGTATTTGACGATCCTAACTTTCACCGGAAAGAAATTACGCTAATGGCCAGCCGGTCCGCAAGGTCAAGGGATTTTAAAAAGGTGATTGAACTGCTAACATTAAATAAGATTGACACCAGCGGCTTTATTACACACCGGATACCGTTTCAAAACATTGTGGAGGAATTCGAAAAACTTTACCTGCCCGAAGAAAACGTTATAAAAGCTATTATTGATTTTTGAGAATGCCTCAAATCTATTTTTTATTTATCTTGCGGTCTCTATGTCATTTGGAGTACAACCGAAAATGTCTTGTTCGAATAATATTTGTTAAAAAATGAAGATCAAACCAATAAAATGGCTGAGCGGTTTTGCGATGCTGGGGCTTGCTGGTTTAGCTTTTTCCTGCAATACCGCTACAAAAGAGGGTGAAGCGGAAAAGCAAGGCCCGGAGCAGACACAAGAAGATTCCGGGTGGATTTACCTTTTTGATGGTACCAGTACCGAAGGATGGCGCGGATACGGTATGGATTCTCTGCCGCCGGGATGGACGATCCAGGATAGCGCCCTGGCTTTTGACACGGAACTTGGCCTGGAACAGAACTATAAAGGCGGAACCGATATCCTTTATGGGGCCGAGGAATTTGACAATTTTGAACTTTATCTGGAATGGAAGCTTCCCGAAGGCGGAAATAGCGGCATTTTTTATCATGTTAAGGAAGGTTATGACGGACCGCCGGTGGTGGCGCCTGAATATCAGCTTATCGATGACGAAAACTATGCCCGCATCCATGACCTTACCACCTATAATACCAGCTTAGGCTACACAGAAAATCCGGAAGAACTGAAGCCCTTGCAGCAAACCGGCGCCGATTATGCCATGCATGCCCCGGATCCCGATAAGATACTGCACCCTGTAGGGGAATGGAACAGTTCTAAAATTGTTTTCACCCCCGAAAAGGTGGAACATTGGCTGAATGGAAAATTGATCCTGTCTTTCGTTCCCTGGGACGAAGCCTGGCAGGAGAAGAAAAATTCCGACAAATGGAAGAACAGCCCGGATTACGGGAAGTTTAAGAGCGGATACATCGCCTTGCAGGACCATTCCAGCCCCATTTGGTTCCGGAATATTAAAATTAAAAAACGATAATTGAGAAATACCCAACCATGAATAAACGCGAATTCTTAAAAAAAGGCAGTATAGGCGCACTGGGAATCCTGATGGCTCCCGCTTTATTAAAAGGGGGCGTGAACCGGACCCGCTTACGAACCGCTCATATCGGTTTGGGAGGCATGGGAATGGAAGACCTGAAGGCAATTGCGTCTCATCCGGCTGTGGAAGTTGCCGCTCTTTGTGATGTGGATGCCGGTAACTTATCCGGGGCCCATAAACTTCATCGATCGGCTCGTGTGTTTTTCGATTATCGTGTCATGTTGGAGGAAATGGGGAATGAAATTGACGCGGTAATTGTCTCCACACCAGATCACACCCATGCTCCGGCTGCCATGCTGGCCATGCAGATGAACAAGCCTGTTTATTGTCAGAAACCGCTCACGCATTATGTTTCGGAATCGCGCGACATGAAAAAAATGGCTGCCGACAAGGGTTTGGTAACCCAGATGGGTATTCAGGTACATTCTTTTTACGATTATAAACTGGCTACGCTTTTAATACAATCCGGGATCATTGGAAAGGTGCATACGGTACATGCCTGGTCGCCGAAGAACTGGGGTTATGATGGCGCGCCTCCGGCGGGTGAAGATCCTGTTCCGCAGGAATTAGATTGGGATTTATGGTTGGGAACCTCCGCCAAACGCCCTTACAAGGAGGGAATGTACCATCCCGGAAATTGGCGTAAAATCATGGATTACGGCTGTGGCACCCTGGGCGATATGGGCGTACATATTTTTGATACACCTTATAATGCCCTGCAACTGGATGTTCCTGAAACCATCATGACCCAATGCCGGCCAACCACTGGGTTCGGTTTCCCCGAGCGCAATACTGTGACCTACGAGTTTCCGCGTACCAAATACACGACCAGGCGCTTAAAATGGATATGGTATGATGGTGAAGGCGCGCCTGCAATGCATGATGATCTGGTATTGCCGGGCATGGATGAAAAGGCGGTTAGAAACGAACAAACAAAAGAAGCCAGCGTTGAAGACAAAAGCTCTCTTAACGTCGAGGTCGCGAAAGCGAATGAGCTGCCGGAACAGGGCGCCATGTTCGTGGGCAAAAAGGGACGCTTATTATTGCCTCACTTCATGCAATTGCCAAGGAAGATCCACAAAGGAAAATACGTTGATATTTCCAGGGAAATTGCCGAGATCAGCAGGGAACATAAGCTGGGTGAGCCTGTTCGTGATTACGCAAAAGAAGGACCAAAGCATTATCACGAATTCGTGGATGCCTGCCTTGGGAAAGCGGAGTGTTCCGCACCTTTTGAATATGCCGCGCGACTGACCGAAACCATTCTTCTGGGAACCATTGCCGGGCGTTTCCCGGGCGAGACCTTACACTGGGACGCGAAGGCCGCCAAATTCAAAGAAGAGAAAGCGAATCAATACCTGAGCGGCGAATACCGGAAGTTTTAGGCGCCCGCCGGGCGTAACCCCGGCGGCTTTTTTATACGTAATCGGGAGGCATCGACATTGGTACATGGAGTAACCTCGAAGCTTTAAGGCCAGGTACGGGAAAGCGTTGAAGATCGGCCGGGGCGTCCCGGAGGATGAAGCCGCGCGGTGAGGGCGTGTTGAAGCCCGTCTATCCGCTTGCACAAGCTAGTTTCGAATACAAAGATCCTTCTTAATTCTTCAGGAATGAGCAGGTTTTTATAGGATTAGGAAACGGCTACTCGCGAACCTTTGATTGTATACCCTTCACGGACTTTATAAATTTTTCAGAATCTGAAACCCATCCAAAAACCCCGCCTTGCATTTTGGTACTCTTGACAACGGCTGCATAATTGCCCTCGTCGGTTGCGCCGGTACAATCTTTCAGCAGCAAACACCAAAAGCCGAGATCATTGGCTTCAGTCATAATGGTATTTACACATACGTCGGCCGTAATTCCGACGATCACCAAATGAGTTATTCCTAAGTTTTGCAGCGTCATAAATAAAGTACTTACACCGGTTGCTCCTTTCCCGGCTTTATCAATGAGGATCTCTCCCTCGATAGGTTCTACTTCTTTGACGATAGCCCAGCTTTTGGAGCCTCTGACAAGGAGCCGGCCAATGCCGCCTCCCGCCTGAAGATCAGCCTTCAATGTTTCAAATTTTTAAAAATCATTTGAATCGCAGCGGAGTATTACTGTTCACTTCCGGAAAAGAACATGGCGAAACCTGGGCAATGAACCAGGGGACAAACCTGTTTCATGGCTCACTGGACACCCATCAGTACCGGTCTCTTCTTGAAGCTTGCGGTTTCCGTATCCTGCAGTATAGAGAAGGAGATCCTGAATGTGGCAATGCGAACGTCTGGATGGCGCAACTCGCATAAAAAAAAGCCCTTTTTTTTAACAAAAAAGAGCTTTTTACGAATGTGGGCCCAGCTGGGCTCGAACCAGCGACCCACAGATTATGAGTCTGTTGCTCTAACCGACTGAGCTATGGGCCCGTTTTCAAACCGGGTTTGAAAAGAGGTGCAATTTTACGAATTTTAGGGCAATAATGCAATGGCGGGCTGCTGTGTTTTTTTTGCCGGCGGCCGGCTGACTAAAATGTGAACGTGTGAGTACCATTAAAAATATCATTTTCGATTACGGCGGGGTTATTTTTGAAATTGAGCATGAGCTGGCGGCCCGGTCATTTGAAGAACTGGGTGTGCCGCAGGTGAGACAGGCTTTTACTCATGCGGCCCAGGGCGAACTGTTTATGGATTTTGAGACCGGTACCGTTAGCCCGGAAATTTTTCGGGAAGAAGTACGGAAGATGAGCGAACGGCCGCTCAGCGATGAGCAGATTGACGGTGCCTGGAATGCGATGCTTTTGGGGGTGCCGGAGGGCAATGTGCCCTTGCTGATGCAGCTGAAGGAAAAATACCGGACTTTTTTGTTAAGTAATAATAATCCTATTCACCATGCTGCTTGTGAGCGAATGCTTCGGGAGCGCTGGGAGACGGCTATTGAGGACTGCATGGAAAAGGCTTATTTTTCGCATTTGATTCAGTTGCGAAAGCCTGATGCCCGGGCGTACCGGCATGTGCTGGAAATGCACGGCCTTGATCCCGGCGAAACGGTATTTATCGATGATACGCCGGTAAACATTGAAATAGCTGCATCGCTTGGTATGCAAACCCGGCTGGTCAGGCGGAACGCGCCGTTGCCGGATACGATCGAAAGCTTTTTATAAAAAATAACCATCCTATACTACTGCCGGTAATTTATAAAGCTGACGGATCATCCCCGCGTATTTCTCTTCCACTACCTTACGCTTGATCTTAAGAGTGGGGGTCATTTCACCGTCGTCGATGGTGAAGGGAGTACGCTTTACCGCAAAATTCTTAATGCGTTCAAATTTGGCGAGTTCGGTGGATAAACTGCGGATATCTTCGTTCAGCCAGTTGATAATCCGGGTGTCTTCAATAAAAGGGGTGGGTTCACTAAAAAAACTTTCGTGAAGGTCAAATGTCTGCATCATGAGTTCTTTATTCGGAACCAGGATAGCGGTGATGTATTCCTGTTTATCGCCGACGAGGAAAATCTGTTCGATCTTATTGCTTTTCATATACACGTTTTCCACCGGGGTGGGGTATACGTTCTTTCCATAGGCATTCACCAGCATGTTTTTTATGCGGTCGGTAATTTTCAGGTTGCCCTGCCGGAAACAGCCTACATCCCCGGTATGGAACCAGCCCTGGCGGTCAATAGCGGCTTGCGTTTCCGCCGGTTTGTTCCAGTAGCCTTTCATGATGCAATGGCCGCGGACGATGATCTCGCCTTCCGGGCTTTGGAAGGAGGGATCGTGGCTTTCATGAGTTTGTATGGTAAAGATCTCTTGTGTTTCGGGCTGCTGAATGCCGATCTCAATGCCCGGGATCACCGGGCCAACGGTGCCGATGGCCTGGCGCTCGTACAGGTTAACGGCTACCACGGGCGAAGTTTCGGTAAGCCCGTAGCCTTCCAGGACGATGATCCCCAGGTTGCTGAAAAATTCGCCTACGCTAACCGGCATGGCCCCGCCGCCGGAAATCATGAATTTGAGGTTTCCACCAGTCTTTTCCTTGATCTTGCGAAAGACCAGCTTTTCGGCTATTGCCAGCTGCAGCGATAACCCGGCGGGCAGTGATTTTCCCTGTTCTCTGATCTCGCGGGCCTTTTTTCCTGTATTCAATGCCCAGTAGAAAATCTTAGCCTTCAGGCCCCCGCCTTCGGTAGCATTTTTATATACCTTATCCTGGATTTTTTCAAGCAGCCTGGGCACTACATTCATGATGCTCGGCTGTACTTCGGTCATGTTGCGCCCCAGTGATTCGAGGCTCTCGGCAAAAGCCATCTTACAGCCCATTGCCAGGCATACATGGTACGTGGCGGTCCGTTCGAAAACATGGGAAAGCGGGAGGAATGAGAGGAAGGTGTCGTCGTTGTCGATTGCCCCGGTCAGGTGCTCAAGGCAAGCCTTCACATTCTTGACAAAATTAGCATGGGTAAGCATGGTCCCTTTGGGAATGCCGGTTGTTCCCGAAGTATAAATAAGAGAGGCCAGGTCTTCTTCCTGCACGTCTTCCCTGAGGGCGGAGATTTCGGCTTTCCTGCTTTCAAGGACAGCTTTGCCTTGTATAATTACGTCATTGAGCGATATAATCGTCTTGTTGCCAGTATTCTGGCCGGTGATCTTTTCGTGATCGTCAAAAGCAGGAATAATAAAGCGCAGGGCGGGACAGTCCCCGGCGATTTTAAGGACTTTTTTCAGAAGGAAGGAATTGCCTGCTATCAGGGATTTGGCGCCGGAATCATTCAGTATATAAGCAGTATCTTTTTCCGGAATGGTGGGGTAAACAGAGACATTCACCGCGCCGATCTGCTGCAGGGCCTGGTCAAAATATACGTATTCCGGACTGTTGTCAAGGAGCAGCCCCAGCCGGTCTCCCTTTTTGATTCCCATTTCCAGCAGCCAGGCCGAAATGGCATCTGCTTTATCCAGGGCTTCGCCATAACTAATAGGTTCGTATTTTTGAGGTCCGCGGTAAAGCAGGAAGGGATGTTCGGGCGGATGTATGTGTTTTACCACATAACGGATAAGCTGAGGGAGGGTTTTTCCTTGTAAATAGTCCATATTGGCCGGTTAATTAGCGTCGCGCCTGCTACTTGTTGTCCATGCCGTATACCGGCGGCGCACTGGCGAATTTACAAAGATATTGGGATTTCGACCTGCCTTTATACAGAAAAGCTCTCTCCGCAGGCGCAGGTTCGCGAGGCATTCGGGTTATTAAAGCTAAAACCCTTCCCGTTCAGGCCGGTTGAGAAATCAAGCTCCGTTCCGGCCAGGTAAAGAAAGCTTTTAACATCAAGTACGACGCGGATGCCTTTGTCCTCGAAAAACTGGTCTTTTTCCTTTGCCTGGTTGTCAAAATCCAGTTTATAGGACAGGCCGGAACAACCTCCGCTTTCCACTCCAACCCGCAGGAAATAGCTGTTGTCATAACCGGACTCTTTCATAAGAGCCTCAATTCGTTCTTTCGCACGGTCGGTAATTGTAATCATGATCTTTTAAACAAAGGCAATTTAAGAATGTTTGGTGGAATCACGAAGAGATTCAATTGCGTTCCTACAGATGTTCACCGCGAAATCAATATCTGTTTCCTCTGTAAAACGTCCAAGGCTGAAGCGAAGGGAAGAACGGGCTTCTTCTTCACTCAATCCCATTGCGGTAAGTACATGAGAAGGCTCCGGCGAAGCCGATGTGCAGGCCGAACCGGAAGAAATCGCCAGGTCAGGCATGGCCGACATCAGCAGGTCACCCTTTAGCCCGGCAAAGCGGATATTGCTTACGTGAGGAAGGCGGTTATGCGTATTTCCGTTCAGCGCGGTGCCCGGAATTTCCAAAAGGCCGCTTTCCAGCTTATCACGAAGCAGGGAAAGCTTTTGACCATCTTTTTCCATTTGGGTAAGGCATACTTCGCAGGCTTTCCCGAAGCCCACGATGCCGGGGACATTCAGCGTGCCGGAGCGCAAGCCTTTTTCATGGCCGCCTCCTTCTATGAGCGGGGTGAGCCGTACCCTGGGGTTTTTTCGTCTTACAAACAGGGCGCCCGCGCCTTTGGGGCCATATAATTTATGCGCACTGAATGACAGCAGCCCGATTCCGCCTGTATCCACGTTCAGTGGTATTTTACCCGCTCCCTGGGTGGCGTCGGTATGGAAAATGATACTCTTCTCCCCTGCAATTCGGCCTATATCTTCCATTGGCTGGATGACGCCGGTTTCATTATTGGCGTACATGACGGAGATAAGGATGGTTTCCGCAGTAATAGCCGCCCGGAGCATTTCAATGTTTAGCAGGCCGTCCGGCTGAACCGGAAGGTAAGTCACTTTTCCACCCGATCTTTCGATATACCGGCAGGTATCCAAAACGCAGGAGTGTTCAGTAGCCAGGGTAATTATATGATTTCCTTTACTGCGATAGGCTTCAAAAACGCCTTTCAGCGCCATGTTTACTGATTCCGTAGCGCCGGAGGTGAAGATCAGTTCCTCCGGCGAGGCGCCGATCAGGGACGCAGCCTGCTCCCGGGCCAGGTCCACGGCATCCTCCGCCGTCCAGCCGAAGGCATGGTGCCTGCTGGCAGCATTGCCAAATTTTTCGGTGAAATAAGGAAGCATTACGTCCAGCACCCGCGGGTCGGTAGGGGTAGTGGCGTTATTGTCCAGGTAAATTGGTAATTTGGGCATTGCAAATAGAACGAAATTCTAAAAGGAAAGTTTCATCAGGATAATGAATCGGATTGATCATATAGGGATTGCGGTAAAAGACCTGAAAAGTGCCTCGGAGATCTACACTCGTTTGCTCGGCAAACCGTTTTATAAGACCGAACGGGTAGCCGCTGAAGATGTGGAAACTGCTTTTTTTGCCTGCGGCGAAAATAAAGTAGAACTGCTGGAAAGCACCAGTGAAAACAGCGCTATTTCCCGTTTCATTGAAAAGCGGGGCGAGGGAATTCATCACCTGGCCTTTGAGGTAGACGATATCCGGGCGGAAATAGCGCGCCTGAAAGGGGAAGGATTCGATTTCATTGCTGAAGAGCCACAGCCGGGAGCCGATAACAAGCTCATCTGCTTCCTTCATCCAAGGAAAACCGCCGGTGTCCTTATTGAATTGTGCCAGGAAATGTCGCATCTTTGAGAAACAGTATATTCGCATAACATATATAACGATGCGCTTCTCATCCGCCATAAAGCTACTTGCCTTCTTGTTTTTAACGAGCCTCTGTATTCAGTCGGCTGCGCAGGATAAAGGCAATCCTCATAAAACGATTATGCTCATCCTGGGCTCTGCTAACAAAAAGACGCTGGAAGAACGGGTGAAGTTGGGCCTGGAACTGTACGATTCCCCGGTTTCCTTTGACTATATCATTGTTTCGGGCGGTTGCGGCGCACATGGCTCCGCTATCTGCGAAGCTTCTGAAATGGCCGCATTGTTAAAGGAAGGGGGAGTTCCTCCTGCTAAGATCTATAAAGAAGAGCGCTCAAAAAGCACGGTGCAGAATTACTGTTACAGCAGGGCGCTGAAAAAGGAAGATGGTACACGCCTGATCAATCCGGACGATACGCTGTATGTCGTTTCCAATCACTGGCACGCCATCCCTGTTGCGGCACGTTTCACTACTTATGATAGCGTGCATGCATTTTATTACATTAAGGGGGGATCCTGCCGTCGGAGACCGATAAAGTGGATTACACCGGTATTTATAATAAGGGGAATCTTTGCCCCTGAACGTAGATTGAAGTACCAGGCATATTCTGATGACAGAAGCCTTTGAGAAGTAAAATATAAACTTTATATTTGCACCCGCAAAAGAAATTCTAAGATGAAAGCTGATATACATCCGAAGAACTACAGGCCAGTAGTTTTCAAAGACATGTCGAATGAGTACTCGTTCCTGACCCAGTCCTGTGCCGATACGAAAGATACGATTGTCTGGGAAGACGGAAACGAATATCCCCTGGTAAAGCTGGAGATCTCCAATACGTCGCACCCTTTTTATACAGGTAAGATGAAATTGGTAGATACTGCCGGACGCGTGGAGAAATTCAGGCAGCGTTACGCCAAGAAGCAGTAATATTGAAATAATATTTTTATGAGTCCGTCAAGTGATTGACGGACTTTTTAGTTTTGCAGGGCATGAATTACATTCTGTTCGATGGAAACGCCCGCAGCGCCTTGCTGCCTTTTACCCGTACCCGGCCGGTGGCTGAGATCCGGGCGGGAATACTTACCATTCGTGAAAAATGGGAGCGGTTCCTGGGTGCCTCATGTTCCTGTCTTACTGCTGCCTA is a window from the Anseongella ginsenosidimutans genome containing:
- a CDS encoding 3-keto-disaccharide hydrolase — its product is MKIKPIKWLSGFAMLGLAGLAFSCNTATKEGEAEKQGPEQTQEDSGWIYLFDGTSTEGWRGYGMDSLPPGWTIQDSALAFDTELGLEQNYKGGTDILYGAEEFDNFELYLEWKLPEGGNSGIFYHVKEGYDGPPVVAPEYQLIDDENYARIHDLTTYNTSLGYTENPEELKPLQQTGADYAMHAPDPDKILHPVGEWNSSKIVFTPEKVEHWLNGKLILSFVPWDEAWQEKKNSDKWKNSPDYGKFKSGYIALQDHSSPIWFRNIKIKKR
- a CDS encoding Gfo/Idh/MocA family protein, with amino-acid sequence MNKREFLKKGSIGALGILMAPALLKGGVNRTRLRTAHIGLGGMGMEDLKAIASHPAVEVAALCDVDAGNLSGAHKLHRSARVFFDYRVMLEEMGNEIDAVIVSTPDHTHAPAAMLAMQMNKPVYCQKPLTHYVSESRDMKKMAADKGLVTQMGIQVHSFYDYKLATLLIQSGIIGKVHTVHAWSPKNWGYDGAPPAGEDPVPQELDWDLWLGTSAKRPYKEGMYHPGNWRKIMDYGCGTLGDMGVHIFDTPYNALQLDVPETIMTQCRPTTGFGFPERNTVTYEFPRTKYTTRRLKWIWYDGEGAPAMHDDLVLPGMDEKAVRNEQTKEASVEDKSSLNVEVAKANELPEQGAMFVGKKGRLLLPHFMQLPRKIHKGKYVDISREIAEISREHKLGEPVRDYAKEGPKHYHEFVDACLGKAECSAPFEYAARLTETILLGTIAGRFPGETLHWDAKAAKFKEEKANQYLSGEYRKF
- a CDS encoding cysteine hydrolase family protein — encoded protein: MKADLQAGGGIGRLLVRGSKSWAIVKEVEPIEGEILIDKAGKGATGVSTLFMTLQNLGITHLVIVGITADVCVNTIMTEANDLGFWCLLLKDCTGATDEGNYAAVVKSTKMQGGVFGWVSDSEKFIKSVKGIQSKVRE
- a CDS encoding HAD family hydrolase gives rise to the protein MSTIKNIIFDYGGVIFEIEHELAARSFEELGVPQVRQAFTHAAQGELFMDFETGTVSPEIFREEVRKMSERPLSDEQIDGAWNAMLLGVPEGNVPLLMQLKEKYRTFLLSNNNPIHHAACERMLRERWETAIEDCMEKAYFSHLIQLRKPDARAYRHVLEMHGLDPGETVFIDDTPVNIEIAASLGMQTRLVRRNAPLPDTIESFL
- a CDS encoding AMP-dependent synthetase/ligase — translated: MDYLQGKTLPQLIRYVVKHIHPPEHPFLLYRGPQKYEPISYGEALDKADAISAWLLEMGIKKGDRLGLLLDNSPEYVYFDQALQQIGAVNVSVYPTIPEKDTAYILNDSGAKSLIAGNSFLLKKVLKIAGDCPALRFIIPAFDDHEKITGQNTGNKTIISLNDVIIQGKAVLESRKAEISALREDVQEEDLASLIYTSGTTGIPKGTMLTHANFVKNVKACLEHLTGAIDNDDTFLSFLPLSHVFERTATYHVCLAMGCKMAFAESLESLGRNMTEVQPSIMNVVPRLLEKIQDKVYKNATEGGGLKAKIFYWALNTGKKAREIREQGKSLPAGLSLQLAIAEKLVFRKIKEKTGGNLKFMISGGGAMPVSVGEFFSNLGIIVLEGYGLTETSPVVAVNLYERQAIGTVGPVIPGIEIGIQQPETQEIFTIQTHESHDPSFQSPEGEIIVRGHCIMKGYWNKPAETQAAIDRQGWFHTGDVGCFRQGNLKITDRIKNMLVNAYGKNVYPTPVENVYMKSNKIEQIFLVGDKQEYITAILVPNKELMMQTFDLHESFFSEPTPFIEDTRIINWLNEDIRSLSTELAKFERIKNFAVKRTPFTIDDGEMTPTLKIKRKVVEEKYAGMIRQLYKLPAVV
- a CDS encoding HesB/IscA family protein; its protein translation is MITITDRAKERIEALMKESGYDNSYFLRVGVESGGCSGLSYKLDFDNQAKEKDQFFEDKGIRVVLDVKSFLYLAGTELDFSTGLNGKGFSFNNPNASRTCACGESFSV
- a CDS encoding cysteine desulfurase family protein translates to MPKLPIYLDNNATTPTDPRVLDVMLPYFTEKFGNAASRHHAFGWTAEDAVDLAREQAASLIGASPEELIFTSGATESVNMALKGVFEAYRSKGNHIITLATEHSCVLDTCRYIERSGGKVTYLPVQPDGLLNIEMLRAAITAETILISVMYANNETGVIQPMEDIGRIAGEKSIIFHTDATQGAGKIPLNVDTGGIGLLSFSAHKLYGPKGAGALFVRRKNPRVRLTPLIEGGGHEKGLRSGTLNVPGIVGFGKACEVCLTQMEKDGQKLSLLRDKLESGLLEIPGTALNGNTHNRLPHVSNIRFAGLKGDLLMSAMPDLAISSGSACTSASPEPSHVLTAMGLSEEEARSSLRFSLGRFTEETDIDFAVNICRNAIESLRDSTKHS
- the mce gene encoding methylmalonyl-CoA epimerase — translated: MNRIDHIGIAVKDLKSASEIYTRLLGKPFYKTERVAAEDVETAFFACGENKVELLESTSENSAISRFIEKRGEGIHHLAFEVDDIRAEIARLKGEGFDFIAEEPQPGADNKLICFLHPRKTAGVLIELCQEMSHL
- a CDS encoding YdcF family protein, with product MRFSSAIKLLAFLFLTSLCIQSAAQDKGNPHKTIMLILGSANKKTLEERVKLGLELYDSPVSFDYIIVSGGCGAHGSAICEASEMAALLKEGGVPPAKIYKEERSKSTVQNYCYSRALKKEDGTRLINPDDTLYVVSNHWHAIPVAARFTTYDSVHAFYYIKGGSCRRRPIKWITPVFIIRGIFAPERRLKYQAYSDDRSL
- a CDS encoding type B 50S ribosomal protein L31, which produces MKADIHPKNYRPVVFKDMSNEYSFLTQSCADTKDTIVWEDGNEYPLVKLEISNTSHPFYTGKMKLVDTAGRVEKFRQRYAKKQ